In one window of Oleidesulfovibrio alaskensis DSM 16109 DNA:
- a CDS encoding DUF4125 family protein: MSGRRPATIYHSEKGIQMNTTRDTLLDLIISLELAMFLEVQNRGGTSPCQERPESFRIMREITHGVLSDTFLQRYLHDLEQARRQGRNLMTEKYALMEGLIPRRNNDPVIAEIVQAESAWRREVAAQFPRVVQPEGHAGFCLYLGCELQTYSGAALQAYAACVQEALRGLRNLTRDRYELLMHKLGYASLAQCEAELANRSHRGIAGDHHA, translated from the coding sequence ATGAGCGGCAGAAGGCCGGCTACAATTTATCATTCTGAAAAAGGCATCCAGATGAACACAACGCGCGACACTCTTCTCGACCTGATTATCAGTCTCGAACTGGCCATGTTTCTTGAAGTGCAGAACCGCGGCGGCACATCGCCGTGTCAGGAAAGACCGGAGTCGTTCCGCATCATGCGGGAAATCACCCACGGCGTGCTTTCCGACACTTTTCTGCAGCGGTATCTGCACGATCTTGAACAGGCACGCCGTCAGGGGCGCAACCTGATGACGGAAAAATATGCGCTTATGGAGGGACTGATTCCCCGTCGCAACAACGATCCGGTCATTGCGGAGATAGTGCAGGCAGAAAGCGCATGGCGCAGGGAAGTGGCTGCGCAGTTTCCCCGCGTGGTGCAGCCGGAAGGGCACGCAGGTTTCTGCCTGTATCTCGGCTGCGAGCTGCAGACGTATTCCGGCGCGGCATTGCAGGCGTATGCCGCGTGTGTGCAGGAGGCGTTGCGCGGGCTGCGCAATCTTACCCGCGACCGTTATGAACTGCTGATGCACAAACTGGGATATGCGTCGCTTGCGCAATGCGAAGCCGAACTGGCAAACCGCAGCCACCGCGGTATCGCAGGAGACCACCATGCCTGA
- a CDS encoding sigma-54 interaction domain-containing protein: MTPAMTAIWDDLGIGVAVVDANGICEYMNPIQRRVDGFGRINVAGQHITSLYVPHELECIPTIECLRTGEPILKKSYFYKTTKNYLAGTVSDFFPLFRKGQKDGVIAFTLWTGSRPIVEQTGRRAAQARPAKTPAYYTFDSIAGQHEALREVLAEARAAAGSSSHVMIWGESGTGKEVFAQAIHSASSRSGQPLVAENCAAIPENLLEAILFGTEKGAYTDAPQKAGLLEEANGGTLILDELNSMPPGLQAKLLRVLQEKRVRRLGSHKEIPVDVRVISILNEAPLNAVGQGVLRSDLFYRLAVIGLAIPPLRERKSDIAMLARLFMDNAARHQQRPPVELDSKVLDMFMAYDWPGNVRELLHVIEGSIALLGDRTTIDAERLPRHFREAYAGRDTFRPVSHPAQPEQTLPLSAGQPAFYDYRDIRKTSVVPLKSCVQQYEAECIRNVLRVTGGNVAKAARIMQITGAGLRYKIQQLGIEDEYLA; encoded by the coding sequence ATGACCCCTGCCATGACAGCCATCTGGGACGATCTGGGCATAGGGGTAGCCGTGGTGGATGCCAACGGCATCTGCGAATACATGAACCCCATCCAGCGGCGGGTGGACGGATTCGGCAGAATAAACGTGGCAGGGCAGCACATCACTTCGCTGTATGTTCCCCACGAACTGGAGTGCATTCCCACCATCGAATGTCTGCGCACCGGTGAACCCATTCTGAAAAAATCCTATTTTTACAAAACCACTAAAAACTATCTGGCGGGCACCGTTTCCGACTTCTTTCCGTTGTTCAGAAAAGGTCAGAAAGACGGCGTGATAGCTTTTACACTGTGGACGGGTTCCAGACCCATAGTGGAACAGACAGGCCGCCGCGCCGCACAGGCCCGCCCGGCAAAGACTCCGGCCTATTATACGTTTGACAGCATTGCCGGGCAGCACGAGGCCCTGCGCGAAGTACTGGCCGAGGCCCGCGCCGCCGCCGGTTCATCCTCGCACGTCATGATCTGGGGAGAAAGCGGCACAGGCAAAGAGGTGTTCGCACAGGCCATACACTCCGCCAGCAGCCGCAGCGGTCAGCCGCTGGTGGCCGAAAACTGCGCCGCCATTCCCGAAAACCTGCTGGAAGCCATTCTTTTCGGCACTGAAAAAGGAGCTTATACAGACGCTCCGCAAAAAGCCGGACTGCTGGAAGAAGCCAACGGCGGCACGCTGATACTGGACGAACTGAACTCCATGCCACCGGGGCTGCAGGCAAAACTGCTGCGTGTACTGCAGGAAAAACGGGTACGCCGCCTGGGGTCGCACAAAGAAATTCCCGTGGATGTGCGGGTAATCAGCATCCTGAACGAAGCACCTCTGAACGCCGTGGGACAGGGCGTGCTGCGCAGCGACCTTTTTTACAGACTTGCCGTCATCGGTCTGGCCATTCCGCCGCTGCGCGAGCGTAAAAGCGACATTGCCATGCTTGCGCGGCTCTTTATGGACAATGCCGCGCGCCACCAGCAAAGGCCGCCTGTGGAACTGGATTCCAAGGTTCTGGATATGTTCATGGCGTATGACTGGCCCGGCAACGTACGCGAGCTGCTACATGTCATCGAAGGCAGCATCGCACTGCTGGGCGACAGAACAACCATCGATGCAGAGCGCCTGCCACGGCATTTCAGAGAGGCATACGCGGGCCGCGACACCTTCCGTCCCGTCTCCCACCCTGCCCAGCCGGAACAGACACTGCCCCTGTCAGCCGGGCAGCCTGCGTTTTATGACTATCGCGACATCAGAAAAACAAGCGTGGTTCCGCTGAAGTCGTGCGTGCAGCAATACGAAGCCGAATGCATCCGTAACGTGCTCAGGGTAACCGGCGGCAATGTGGCCAAGGCGGCGCGCATAATGCAGATAACCGGCGCGGGGCTGCGGTATAAAATCCAGCAGCTGGGTATCGAGGACGAATACCTGGCCTGA
- a CDS encoding sulfite exporter TauE/SafE family protein codes for MPDFEHLLVFGMWLIGGFVSGVSGIGGAMVSVPVVALFIPIQEVIPLSCILNLVMDSCIAAMHFRHCRFPALLPMIAGSVPGALAGLFILQVVTGSVLQGAVGALLLFYVYWQQHSRITQAGGESWARGGAAGFGAGLLGTAISFDGPPVGAYGLYAGWSPRVFLGTLGVFFVIRASMTCILQASAGLYTDTVLGYAAYGIPATILGTLCSFPVVRFINQAVFRRVLLCIITLAGIVCLVRSLL; via the coding sequence ATGCCTGATTTCGAACATCTGCTTGTTTTCGGCATGTGGCTGATAGGAGGCTTTGTTTCCGGTGTCAGCGGTATAGGCGGCGCCATGGTATCTGTGCCTGTTGTTGCCCTCTTTATCCCCATACAAGAAGTTATTCCGCTTAGCTGCATACTCAATCTTGTCATGGATTCATGTATAGCGGCCATGCATTTCCGGCACTGCCGTTTTCCGGCGCTGCTTCCCATGATTGCCGGTTCTGTGCCGGGGGCACTGGCGGGGCTGTTTATTCTGCAGGTTGTCACCGGTTCCGTGCTGCAGGGGGCTGTCGGTGCGCTGCTGTTGTTTTATGTCTACTGGCAGCAGCACAGCAGAATTACACAGGCCGGCGGCGAATCGTGGGCGCGGGGCGGCGCGGCAGGTTTCGGCGCCGGCCTGCTGGGCACGGCCATTTCGTTCGACGGCCCCCCTGTGGGTGCGTACGGCCTGTACGCAGGCTGGAGTCCGCGGGTGTTTCTGGGCACTCTGGGCGTGTTTTTTGTTATCCGCGCGTCCATGACATGCATCCTGCAGGCATCTGCCGGGCTGTATACCGATACCGTTCTCGGCTACGCGGCTTACGGCATTCCTGCCACCATTCTGGGAACTCTCTGTTCGTTTCCTGTGGTCCGCTTTATCAATCAGGCGGTTTTCCGGCGTGTGCTGTTGTGTATAATCACCCTTGCGGGGATAGTCTGTCTGGTGCGTTCGCTGTTATGA
- a CDS encoding glycyl-radical enzyme activating protein, whose protein sequence is MTQGMIYNIQRMSVHDGPGLRTTVFLKGCPLRCLWCSNPESQKTAPQMLYFDELCTGCGACAAVCPAGAVSMSGGRSVRDLEKCTHCGACAAVCSANAREMTGRLMTVAEVMDIVRKDELFYFNSGGGVTFGGGEPTAGGAFFLELLEAAKNAGYHVTVDTCGYCPEERFDRTIELADLLLFDCKHMDPQEHRTLTGVDNAVILRNMRAALGSGTEVRIRMPLMPGLNDSEDNIAAMAAFFAESGRKTIEVMPCHAFGKSKYAALGKPVPAVAQYTPQQLDAVLQRFARHGLETVMV, encoded by the coding sequence ATGACTCAAGGAATGATCTACAATATCCAGCGGATGTCCGTGCATGACGGCCCCGGGCTGCGCACCACGGTTTTTCTGAAAGGCTGTCCCCTGCGTTGCCTGTGGTGCAGTAACCCCGAATCGCAGAAAACCGCACCGCAGATGCTGTATTTTGACGAGCTGTGCACGGGGTGCGGGGCCTGTGCCGCTGTGTGTCCTGCCGGAGCGGTCAGCATGTCCGGCGGCAGATCTGTCCGCGATCTTGAGAAGTGTACGCACTGCGGCGCGTGTGCCGCCGTGTGTTCTGCCAATGCGCGGGAAATGACGGGCAGGCTTATGACCGTGGCCGAGGTCATGGACATCGTCCGTAAGGATGAGTTGTTTTATTTCAACTCCGGCGGGGGCGTGACCTTCGGCGGCGGAGAACCGACAGCGGGCGGTGCTTTTTTTCTGGAGCTGCTGGAAGCCGCAAAGAATGCCGGCTACCACGTCACTGTGGATACCTGCGGGTACTGTCCCGAAGAGCGGTTTGACCGCACCATTGAACTGGCCGACCTGCTGCTGTTTGACTGCAAACACATGGACCCGCAGGAGCACAGAACGCTGACCGGCGTAGATAATGCGGTCATTTTGCGCAACATGCGCGCCGCACTCGGTTCCGGCACCGAGGTGCGCATCAGAATGCCGCTGATGCCGGGGCTTAATGATTCCGAGGACAATATAGCCGCCATGGCAGCCTTTTTTGCGGAATCCGGTCGCAAAACCATTGAAGTGATGCCGTGCCATGCCTTCGGCAAAAGTAAATATGCGGCACTGGGCAAGCCTGTTCCCGCTGTTGCGCAGTACACGCCGCAGCAGCTGGACGCCGTATTGCAGCGCTTTGCCCGGCACGGGCTTGAGACCGTCATGGTCTGA
- a CDS encoding glycyl radical protein: MLDISGANGTTAPTAPAKGYGINWDTAETRVKELKDYLMAAPQIMDPERLQFLNEVYEEFQGESVYYIRAKLFERVLTKKKIFLDGNPIVGTLTGVRAGVYAYPEWNVSWIKEEMQMAKMASLGEMKIPAETQELLEKTYKLWKGRTCIDLNNKMFKEKYGINPKPYAKAGMYYENVSVASGSGIADYPMVLNKGLRWLINDVRERFEKCPTTLENKEKHDLYRAMIVALEAVITHAHRYAELAEKTAAGEPDPKTKTELLEIAEICRRVPEFPARNFREAIQSFWFTHLAIEIEQMACACSPGRYGQYMYPFFKKDIEEGNLTREQVLTLLKFQWIKHLELGEYQGNSYALTLSGHTGQSITIGGVDANGNDASTELEELLLETQIQMKSIQPTLTLLYHPKLKDSYMQKVVECIRGGSGQPQILNNNAVVQRTLARFAQYKDGITLEDARNCGNYGCVSTGVCGKGSFITQEDQPCLAKVVELMLNNGTCPVTRKKVGVETGDPCSFATFDEMYDAVKKQLDNLFSISRKHSDLSQMARLQVVPSIFRSAMYDGCIEKGMCEEAGGTRYPQVNPIMTAGIDAANSLLAIKHLVFDTRKLTMEQLLEAIRANFEGYEDIRKMCYEAPKHGNDYEETQEFVQQFYRDVDAIHHAQGPDCFGYRTPLDAYSLSYHNYFGALMGALPNGRKAGVALTDGSVSAMPGTDHEGITALIKSGAEAIDTVRYGANHFNVKFSPSVLEGPQGARTLISLIKTYCDFGGSHIQFNCVSSETLKAAQETPQDYSDLVVRVAGFSAYFTRLDRGVQNEIIKRTEYRS; the protein is encoded by the coding sequence ATGCTTGATATTTCCGGAGCAAACGGAACGACTGCCCCGACCGCACCTGCCAAGGGGTATGGCATAAACTGGGACACCGCCGAAACCCGCGTAAAGGAACTGAAGGATTATCTGATGGCGGCGCCGCAGATAATGGACCCCGAGCGTCTGCAGTTTCTGAACGAGGTGTACGAGGAGTTTCAGGGCGAATCTGTATACTATATCCGCGCCAAGCTGTTTGAGCGCGTGCTGACCAAAAAGAAAATCTTCCTCGACGGTAACCCCATTGTGGGCACACTTACCGGCGTCCGTGCCGGTGTGTATGCCTATCCCGAATGGAACGTTTCCTGGATCAAGGAAGAAATGCAGATGGCCAAGATGGCCTCTCTGGGCGAGATGAAAATTCCCGCCGAGACGCAGGAACTGCTGGAAAAGACATATAAGCTGTGGAAGGGCCGTACCTGCATCGATCTGAACAACAAAATGTTCAAGGAAAAGTACGGGATCAATCCCAAACCCTACGCCAAGGCGGGCATGTATTATGAAAACGTGTCCGTAGCCAGCGGTTCGGGCATTGCCGACTACCCCATGGTGCTTAACAAAGGGTTGCGCTGGCTTATCAATGACGTGCGCGAGCGTTTTGAAAAATGCCCCACCACGCTTGAAAACAAAGAAAAGCACGACCTGTATCGTGCCATGATAGTGGCTCTTGAGGCGGTCATCACCCATGCGCACCGCTACGCCGAACTGGCAGAGAAAACCGCTGCCGGCGAGCCCGACCCCAAGACAAAGACTGAGCTGCTGGAAATTGCGGAAATCTGCAGGCGCGTGCCTGAGTTCCCCGCACGGAATTTCCGCGAGGCCATCCAGTCTTTCTGGTTCACGCACCTTGCCATCGAAATAGAACAGATGGCCTGCGCCTGCTCGCCGGGACGTTACGGCCAGTACATGTATCCTTTCTTTAAAAAAGACATTGAAGAAGGCAACCTGACCCGTGAGCAGGTGCTTACGCTGCTTAAGTTCCAGTGGATCAAGCATCTTGAACTGGGCGAATATCAGGGTAATTCCTACGCGCTTACGCTTTCCGGTCATACCGGGCAGAGCATTACCATAGGCGGCGTGGACGCCAACGGCAACGACGCAAGCACCGAGCTGGAAGAGCTGCTGCTGGAAACCCAGATTCAGATGAAAAGTATCCAGCCCACGCTGACCCTGCTGTATCATCCCAAGCTTAAAGATTCGTACATGCAGAAAGTTGTGGAATGCATCCGCGGCGGTTCCGGACAACCTCAGATTCTGAACAACAATGCCGTGGTGCAGCGTACTCTGGCCCGTTTTGCTCAGTACAAGGACGGCATTACGCTGGAAGATGCCCGTAACTGCGGCAACTACGGCTGCGTGTCCACCGGCGTGTGCGGCAAGGGCAGCTTTATCACACAGGAAGACCAGCCCTGCCTTGCCAAGGTTGTTGAACTGATGCTGAACAACGGCACCTGCCCCGTGACCAGAAAGAAAGTGGGCGTGGAAACCGGCGACCCCTGCTCGTTCGCAACGTTCGACGAAATGTACGACGCGGTGAAAAAACAGCTCGATAACCTGTTCAGCATTTCACGCAAGCATTCCGACCTCAGTCAGATGGCCCGTCTGCAGGTTGTGCCCAGCATCTTCCGGTCGGCCATGTACGACGGCTGCATTGAAAAGGGCATGTGCGAAGAAGCCGGCGGTACCCGCTATCCGCAGGTGAACCCCATCATGACGGCCGGTATTGATGCGGCCAACTCGCTGCTGGCCATCAAGCATCTGGTGTTCGACACCCGCAAGCTGACCATGGAGCAGTTGCTGGAAGCCATCAGGGCTAACTTTGAAGGGTACGAAGACATCCGCAAGATGTGCTACGAAGCTCCCAAGCACGGCAATGATTACGAAGAAACACAGGAGTTTGTGCAGCAGTTCTACCGTGACGTGGACGCCATTCACCATGCGCAGGGGCCGGACTGCTTCGGCTACCGCACCCCGCTGGATGCATACTCGCTGTCATACCACAACTACTTCGGCGCGCTTATGGGGGCACTGCCCAACGGGCGCAAGGCCGGTGTGGCGCTGACAGACGGCAGTGTTTCGGCCATGCCCGGCACCGACCACGAAGGCATTACCGCGCTTATCAAGTCCGGGGCGGAAGCCATTGATACCGTGCGTTACGGGGCAAACCACTTCAACGTGAAGTTCTCGCCTTCCGTGCTGGAAGGTCCGCAGGGAGCGCGTACGCTGATCTCGCTGATCAAGACATACTGCGACTTCGGCGGCTCTCATATCCAGTTCAACTGCGTAAGCTCCGAAACCCTTAAAGCCGCACAGGAAACACCTCAGGATTATTCTGATCTGGTTGTGCGTGTGGCCGGTTTCAGCGCCTACTTCACCCGTCTGGACAGGGGCGTGCAGAACGAAATCATCAAGCGAACCGAATACCGGTCCTGA